CCACCACGTGGTAGACGGCGATCAAGTACTAATGAACCATAACGGATACGGATAAGACGACTTACCTGAATACCTTGAGATTCCCATAAACGACGAACTTCACGGTTACGACCTTCACTCAATAGTACGTTGTACCATTGGTTAAGACCTTCGCCGCCAGTTCCCTCAGCAACACCTTTAATTTTTTGGAATTTAGCTGGGCCATCTTCCAATTCAACACCCATACGTAGGTTTTGAATGATTTTCGGTGTTACTTCACCAAAGATACGACAAGAGTATTCACGCTCTACTTCGTGGCTTGGGTGCATTAGACGGTTTGCTAGCTCACCATCTGTAGTAAATAATAATAGACCAGATGTATTGATATCTAGACGACCAATCGCGATCCAACGGCCGCTTTTTAATGGTGGTAGACGATCGAATACAGTCTTACGACCTTCTGGATCTTTACGTGTACATAACTCACCTTCAGGCTTATGGTATGCAAGAATACGACAAACGTTTTCTTCTTCTGTGATAATTTGTACCGGATGTCCATCCAAACGAACTTTATCCGTTTCTTCAACACGGGTACCCAATGTCACAATATCACCATTAACGCTGACACGGCCTTCTGCGATCACAGCTTCCATCTCACGACGGGAACCTAAACCAGCACGTGCTAGTACTTTCTGTAGCTTTTCACTCATCAGTTTTCCTAAATATTAAGTTAAATTCTTCGTTATTTTTATTTGATACCGTTAGATATCCAATACAATTTCATCATCCATGGCGGCTAATTTAGCCAATAGAGCTTCATCCAATGGGGGTAACTCTTGAATACTTTTAATACCAAAGTAATCTAAAAATTGCGTGGTTGTCGCATACAAAGCCGGTCGTCCCGGTACTTCTTTACGGCCAATCACTTTGATCCATTCCCGTTCTTCAAGGGTGTGGATCGTTTGGCTGCTGACGGCAACCCCACGAACTGCTTCAATATCACCCCGACTAACGGGTTGACGATAAGCAATCAGTGCTAATGTTTCTAATGTCGCGCGCGAGTATTTCGCCGGTTTATCTTGCAACATACGTTGCAGCCAAGGCGTTAAATGAGAACGCGCTTGAAAACGATAACCACTGGCCACTTCCACCAGCTCAATACCCTTACCTTGATAATCATGCGTTATCTCGGCAATGTAAGCCACGACTTGCTGACGGCTTAGGTCTTCTTCGGCAAGCACATCTCGGCACAAAGCCGCTAATGATAACGGTTTCTTGGCCACAAAAATAGCAGCTTCGATAATCTGTTTATAAGGTGTTGTATTCACAGTCGGTCTCATACTTATTCGGCTAAGCTTAAGTATATCTCACCCAAGTGATTATTCTGGATCAGACTGATTAAAGACTCTTTAAGTAACTCAAGGATTGCGAGAAAACTCACCACAATACCGCGTCGGCCTTCTTCAAGATCGATAATTTGATGGAAAGTGCGTACTTTACCATCTTGCAGTAATGCCAGTATGTGCGTCATCTTTTCGCGCGTGGTTAATACCTCACGTTGGATCTGATGATGCTCGAAGTGTTCTGCTTTCTTGAGTAATTTTTGCAGATTATACGCCAAGTCTCGTAGAGATACCTCAGCTAATAACGGTGCGGCGGTAATATTATCAGGTAGATCAGCACTAGCAACAAAAATATCACGTAATATTCGTGGTTGCTTATCTAATTCTTCTGCTGCATTCTTAAATATTTCGTATTCTTGTAACTGTCTGATCAGCACTAAACGTGGATCATCAAGTTCTTCTTCTGCCACCACTAATTTAGGTAATAGCAAACGTGATTTAATTTCCGCCAGCAAGGCGGCCATCACCAAATACTCACCGGCCAACTCAATTTTCAACGTGGTCATTAATTCCACATATTCCATGTATTGCGCCGTGATTTTTTGCATTGGTAACTGCAAAATATCGAGTTTTTGCTTTTTAATTAAATACAGTAATAAATCTAATGGCCCTTCAAATGCGTCTAAAAATACACTCAGCGCATCTGGCGGAATAAACAAATCCTTGGGTACTTTACGTAATAATTCGCCATTAACCTTGGCAATCGCAGTGCTAGACTCTACCACGGGTTACACGAAAGCAGATGCATCACCAGCACCTTGACGAAGGAGCACAGCATTACCTTCAGAATAATCAATTACGGTTGTCGCTTGCTCACCTAAATAGCCACCATTAATAATCAGATCGACTTGGTTCTCAAGTTGATCACGGATAGCTTCAGGATCAAATTCAGTGCCCTCGTTCCCAGGTAAGATTAAAGACGTCGACATCATAGGTTCCCCTAAGGTTTCTAATAATGCCAATGCAATAGCGTTATCAGGAACACGAATACCAATGGTTTTACGCTTTGGATTCATTAAACGGCGCGGCACTTCTTTCGTGCCTTTAAAAATAAAGGTATACGGACCTGGGGTATTGTTTTTAAGCGCACGATAAGCACTATTATCCACACGAGCGTACGACGATAGCTCTGATAAATCACGACACAGTAACGTAAAGTTATGGTCTTTATCTAACTTACGGATTTTACAAATACGCTCTAACGCGGCTTTGTCACCAGTGTGGCAACCTAACGCATAACCTGAATCTGTCGGATAGATGATCACACCACCGTCACGTAATATAGCAACGGCCTGACTGATTAAGCGCGCTTGCGGATTATCAGGGTGTACATAAAAAAATTGACTCATAATAATGATACCTTAACTGTTTATGACCGTTGCAGATGCAGTTCACATCCATTCAGATTCCAACGCTATTTGAGCTCTTTACTCGGCAATAGCAACTGGTTTTTTCGCATCGATTTCAGGCCAAGACGACCACACAGGGGTGCAGTCTTTAGGGATATATAAATTTCGACCTAATTCAGTCCAGCTACTTGGTCGATGAAAATCAGAACCAACAGACCCAGCTAAATTATAATCACGACCATAAGTCGCCAATTGAGTTCGTTCAGTAATACCTTGTTGTGGCTGTCCCACTTCCAGTGCATCACCACCCGCTTCTTCAAAGGCTGCTAATAATCTTTTAAACCATTTAGTTGACAGTTTATACTGCAGCGGATGAGCCAGTACAGCTTGGCCACCTGATTGATGTATTATTTCTATCGTTTGTTCAATTGTTGCCCAGTTCGGTGGCACGTAACCGGTTTTACCTTTGGCTAAGAAACGTTTAAATACATTCTGAAAGGTATTTTCCACACCTTGCTCAACCAAGTATTTAGCAAAGTGACTGCGGGTGATACTGGCATCACCCGCCAAGGCTTTTGCACCTTCATAGGCATTGGGAATACGTGCTTTAGCTAAACGGTTACCCATTTCAACAGCACGCTCTTCACGCTTGTTACGTTGTTCAGCTAAAAATGCCTGTAATTCAGGATTGGCCAGGTCGACGTTTAAACCAACAACATGAATTTCATGATTTTGCCAGTTAGTCGACACTTCCACGCCATTGATCAGCGTCAGCGGCAGTTGCTTTTCAGCAATCGTGTCATGGCCTTCTTGTAAACCGTCAGTGGTGTCGTGATCGGTGATCGCTAATACATCCACACGATGTTCAACCGCACGTTGTACTAATTCAGCTGGACTAAGAGAGCCGTCAGAGGCAGTAGTATGAGAATGTAAATCGTATATCATAAAAGTAGAGCGTATCCAGCGATAAAAAGTCAGAAAAGGAACAATAAGGCCCTATTATAAGTTTTATTTAACAATTTCACACAAATATTAATAAATGTATTGACAATAATAGCCCTAAACGCATAAGTTTAACCTAATTAGATAACTTTATGGCTCAGAATCAATGCAAATTATTACAAACCAAACAATCAGTTGGTGGTGGCACATTCCTCTTTAAACGGGCATGTGATTTTGTGATATCTGCAGTAAATGTAAATCTACAAAAATAACAAACATTAAAGCCCGTTTCATTGAAACGGGCTTTTTTATTGGAAATTTAGTCACTTTAAAGCAAGGAAAGTACTATGACGCAGCGATTAGCGCCAGGTAAATTACATTCAATTCAGCAAGATTGTCCGCACATTGATGATCCCCTTGCATTCTACCGTCACATGTATCGTCCCAGCGGTAATAGCTTATTGCTAGAATCTGCGGACATCGTTACCAAGACCGCGCTACAAAGTTTAATTTTGTTAGATGCTGCCGTTAAAATCTCTTGTTTTGGCCGCACAGTTCAATTTAGCGCATTGACCAAGAATGGTGAAAATTTACTGCCATTTTTAGCTGGCGAATTTACTGCCCAGTTTGGTACCGATACAGTGACATCTCTGAGTCATGACCAATTAGCATTAAGCTTTGCCCCAACAGACGACAGCCTAGATGAAGATTCACGTTTGCAGTCATCATCACCGTTTGATGCCCTGCGCACCATGATCAATCGCGTCATTCCAGAAACACCGTTTCACGAAGCGTTATTCTTAGGCGGCTGTTTTGCCTATGACATGATTGCCAGTGTCGAGTCTCTGCCAAAAGTACCTGATGGCGCGAATATCTGCCCTGACTTTGTATTCTATGTGGCTGAAACGTTGATCGTCATTGATCGCCAAACCCAACAATCAAAGTTAATCGGTAGCGTATTTGGTGGTGAACACTTCGTTACGGCGTTAAATGAGACTGAAACTAAATTAGCGCGTATCCAAACCGAATGTACAACGGTATTAGCCGCTAACACCGAAGTTAAAACCACAGACCTCACACTCAACGTCGATATCAGTGATAGTGAATTTTGCAGCACAGTAGAAGATTTAAAAGATTACATTCGTAAAGGTGATATTTTCCAAGTTGTCCCATCACGTTGCTTTAATCTACCTTGCCCTGATTCACTCGCTGCTTATGAAAAACTCAAGCAAACGAACGCCAGCCCGTACATGTTCTATCTGAACGATTCAGACTTTGTATTATTTGGTGCATCACCAGAAAGTGCATTGAAATATGATGCGCAAAGCAATGACGTTGAGATTTACCCTATTGCAGGCACACGTCGCCGTGGCTTCCGCGCTGACGGTTCTATTTGCCCTGACTTAGATGGTCGTATTGAATTAGAACTTCGCCAAGATAAAAAAGAAACCGCTGAACATATTATGCTGGTTGATTTAGCACGTAACGATGTGGCTCGTATTAGCCAACCCGGTACACGCTACGTGGCAAATCTATTAAACGTGGACCGTTACAGCTACGTGATGCACTTGGTGTCGCGCGTAAAAGGTAAACTACGTAACGATCTTGATGCCCTACACGCTTATCAAGCTTGCATGAACATGGGTACCTTAGTCGGCGCACCAAAAATTCGCGCCGCGGAACTTGTGCGTCAAGTTGAACAACAACGTCGTGGTAGTTATGGCGGTGCGGTCGGTTACCTTACGGGTGACGGCACGATGGATACTTGTATTGTTATTCGCTCTGCATTTGTAAAAAATGATACCGCTTATGTGCAAGCAGGCGCTGGTGTGGTTTACGATTCAAACCCGCAATCTGAAGCAGATGAAACCCGCAGTAAAGCAGCCGCAGTATTAAATGCCGTGGCACTAGCGCAAGGTTCATCATTGGCAGAGATTATGGCAGCTAACAGTATGAAAGCAAAAGCTAACTCAACCCCAACTAACAACGCTAAGTAACGGAGGCAACATGAGCAACACTTTATTTTTATTAGACAACTTTGACTCTTTTACTTACAACCTCGTGGACCAGTTTCGCAGCCTAGGCCATGAAGTGAAGATTTACCGTAATAGTATTAGCGCAGAAACAATTAAGCAGCAAATTGATGCATGTGAAAACGACCCAATTGTGGTACTTTCACCAGGGCCAGGTAATCCATCAGAAGCAGGTTGTTTGTTGGAACTTATTCGCTTATGCCGTGGTCAATATCCCATGATCGGCATCTGCTTAGGTCATCAAGCGTTGGTACAGCAATATGGTGGCGTCGTTGGCCGTGCAGAAGAAATCATGCATGGTAAAGCATCATCAATTAACCATGATGGTCAGTTTATGTTTGCCGGTTTAAGCCAGCCACTACCAGTTGCCCGTTATCACTCATTAGTCGCAACAAAAGTACCAAGTAGCTTAACGGTTAATGCCGAATTTAACGGTATGCCAATG
The DNA window shown above is from Moritella sp. F3 and carries:
- the rluB gene encoding 23S rRNA pseudouridine(2605) synthase RluB, encoding MSEKLQKVLARAGLGSRREMEAVIAEGRVSVNGDIVTLGTRVEETDKVRLDGHPVQIITEEENVCRILAYHKPEGELCTRKDPEGRKTVFDRLPPLKSGRWIAIGRLDINTSGLLLFTTDGELANRLMHPSHEVEREYSCRIFGEVTPKIIQNLRMGVELEDGPAKFQKIKGVAEGTGGEGLNQWYNVLLSEGRNREVRRLWESQGIQVSRLIRIRYGSLVLDRRLPRGGWSELALDEINYLRAIVSLPPETTARNLDRKETRIRQGRIRRSLKNNETRQRPKKDGRLGKEMEETNEPRGKGQGRTKPAGSGIPLHGKKAPTRQRSPKKGVAKKRSRI
- a CDS encoding ScpA family protein, with product MVESSTAIAKVNGELLRKVPKDLFIPPDALSVFLDAFEGPLDLLLYLIKKQKLDILQLPMQKITAQYMEYVELMTTLKIELAGEYLVMAALLAEIKSRLLLPKLVVAEEELDDPRLVLIRQLQEYEIFKNAAEELDKQPRILRDIFVASADLPDNITAAPLLAEVSLRDLAYNLQKLLKKAEHFEHHQIQREVLTTREKMTHILALLQDGKVRTFHQIIDLEEGRRGIVVSFLAILELLKESLISLIQNNHLGEIYLSLAE
- the scpB gene encoding SMC-Scp complex subunit ScpB; amino-acid sequence: MNTTPYKQIIEAAIFVAKKPLSLAALCRDVLAEEDLSRQQVVAYIAEITHDYQGKGIELVEVASGYRFQARSHLTPWLQRMLQDKPAKYSRATLETLALIAYRQPVSRGDIEAVRGVAVSSQTIHTLEEREWIKVIGRKEVPGRPALYATTTQFLDYFGIKSIQELPPLDEALLAKLAAMDDEIVLDI
- a CDS encoding aminodeoxychorismate/anthranilate synthase component II encodes the protein MSNTLFLLDNFDSFTYNLVDQFRSLGHEVKIYRNSISAETIKQQIDACENDPIVVLSPGPGNPSEAGCLLELIRLCRGQYPMIGICLGHQALVQQYGGVVGRAEEIMHGKASSINHDGQFMFAGLSQPLPVARYHSLVATKVPSSLTVNAEFNGMPMAIIQPEDKVIGFQFHPESILTSEGAALLKNTLAWATESAISPKE
- a CDS encoding anthranilate synthase component 1 yields the protein MTQRLAPGKLHSIQQDCPHIDDPLAFYRHMYRPSGNSLLLESADIVTKTALQSLILLDAAVKISCFGRTVQFSALTKNGENLLPFLAGEFTAQFGTDTVTSLSHDQLALSFAPTDDSLDEDSRLQSSSPFDALRTMINRVIPETPFHEALFLGGCFAYDMIASVESLPKVPDGANICPDFVFYVAETLIVIDRQTQQSKLIGSVFGGEHFVTALNETETKLARIQTECTTVLAANTEVKTTDLTLNVDISDSEFCSTVEDLKDYIRKGDIFQVVPSRCFNLPCPDSLAAYEKLKQTNASPYMFYLNDSDFVLFGASPESALKYDAQSNDVEIYPIAGTRRRGFRADGSICPDLDGRIELELRQDKKETAEHIMLVDLARNDVARISQPGTRYVANLLNVDRYSYVMHLVSRVKGKLRNDLDALHAYQACMNMGTLVGAPKIRAAELVRQVEQQRRGSYGGAVGYLTGDGTMDTCIVIRSAFVKNDTAYVQAGAGVVYDSNPQSEADETRSKAAAVLNAVALAQGSSLAEIMAANSMKAKANSTPTNNAK
- a CDS encoding L-threonylcarbamoyladenylate synthase; translated protein: MSQFFYVHPDNPQARLISQAVAILRDGGVIIYPTDSGYALGCHTGDKAALERICKIRKLDKDHNFTLLCRDLSELSSYARVDNSAYRALKNNTPGPYTFIFKGTKEVPRRLMNPKRKTIGIRVPDNAIALALLETLGEPMMSTSLILPGNEGTEFDPEAIRDQLENQVDLIINGGYLGEQATTVIDYSEGNAVLLRQGAGDASAFV
- a CDS encoding PHP domain-containing protein, whose amino-acid sequence is MIYDLHSHTTASDGSLSPAELVQRAVEHRVDVLAITDHDTTDGLQEGHDTIAEKQLPLTLINGVEVSTNWQNHEIHVVGLNVDLANPELQAFLAEQRNKREERAVEMGNRLAKARIPNAYEGAKALAGDASITRSHFAKYLVEQGVENTFQNVFKRFLAKGKTGYVPPNWATIEQTIEIIHQSGGQAVLAHPLQYKLSTKWFKRLLAAFEEAGGDALEVGQPQQGITERTQLATYGRDYNLAGSVGSDFHRPSSWTELGRNLYIPKDCTPVWSSWPEIDAKKPVAIAE